A single region of the Populus nigra chromosome 2, ddPopNigr1.1, whole genome shotgun sequence genome encodes:
- the LOC133682652 gene encoding serine/arginine-rich-splicing factor SR34-like isoform X2, whose translation MSSRASRTLYVGNLPGDIREREVEDLFYKYGPIAHIDLKIPPRPPGYAFVEFEEARDAEDAIRGRDGYDFDGHRLRVELAHGGRGHSSSDRHSSYSGSGGRGRGGVSRRSEYRVVVTGLPSSASWQDLKDHMRRAGDVCFSQVFRDGSGTTGIVDYTNYEDMKYAIKKLDDSEFRNAFSRAYVRVREYDSKRDSSRSPSRGRSHSRGRSDSRGRSLSQSRSRSKSPKNKSTRRSPARSRSRSVSRSGSRARSPSRSRSRSRSPLPSKRTSKSPKKRSVSRSPRDSRSRSKSLSR comes from the exons ATGAGTAGCCGAGCGAGCAGGACTCTCTATGTTGGAAATCTGCCTGGCGATATTCGCGAGAGAGAAGTCGAAGATCTATTCTACAAG TATGGACCTATTGCTCACATTGATTTGAAGATCCCACCAAGACCCCCTGGTTATGCCTTTGTTGAG TTTGAAGAGGCTCGAGATGCTGAGGATGCAATTCGTGGTCGTGATGGCTATGATTTTGATGGGCATCGTTTAAGG GTGGAACTTGCACATGGTGGGCGTGGACATTCATCCTCAGATCGTCATAGTAGCTATAGTGGTAGTGGTGGTCGTGGGCGTGGGGGAGTATCCAGGCGCTCTGAATATCGTG TTGTAGTCACTGGGTTACCATCTTCTGCTTCATGGCAAGACCTTAAG GATCACATGCGCCGGGCAGGAGATGTCTGTTTCTCCCAAGTGTTCCGTGATGGTAGTG GCACTACAGGAATTGTAGATTACACGAACTATGAAGACATGAAATATGCA ATTAAGAAGCTTGATGACTCTGAGTTTCGAAATGCATTTTCTCGGGCATATGTTCGT GTGAGGGAATATGATTCCAAACGGGACTCATCTAGGAGCCCTAGTCGTGGTCGATCTCATTCTAGAGGCCGCAGTGATAGCCGCGGTCGAAGTTTAAGTCAGAGCAGGAGCCGAAG CAAGTCTCCTAAAAACAAATCTACACGTCGATCACCTGCAAGGTCTCGATCGAGGTCTGTTTCTCGCTCTGGGTCAAGGGCACGCTCTCCATCAAg ATCCCGTTCAAGATCAAGATCTCCACTTCCATCT AAACGCACTAGCAAAAGCCCTAAAAAGCGAAGTGTTAGCAGGAGCCCCAGGGatagcagaagcagaagcaagAGTTTATCACG GTGA
- the LOC133682652 gene encoding serine/arginine-rich-splicing factor SR34-like isoform X1, with product MSSRASRTLYVGNLPGDIREREVEDLFYKYGPIAHIDLKIPPRPPGYAFVEFEEARDAEDAIRGRDGYDFDGHRLRVELAHGGRGHSSSDRHSSYSGSGGRGRGGVSRRSEYRVVVTGLPSSASWQDLKDHMRRAGDVCFSQVFRDGSGTTGIVDYTNYEDMKYAIKKLDDSEFRNAFSRAYVRVREYDSKRDSSRSPSRGRSHSRGRSDSRGRSLSQSRSRSKSPKNKSTRRSPARSRSRSVSRSGSRARSPSRSRSRSRSPLPSKRTSKSPKKRSVSRSPRDSRSRSKSLSRSHSRLLIYS from the exons ATGAGTAGCCGAGCGAGCAGGACTCTCTATGTTGGAAATCTGCCTGGCGATATTCGCGAGAGAGAAGTCGAAGATCTATTCTACAAG TATGGACCTATTGCTCACATTGATTTGAAGATCCCACCAAGACCCCCTGGTTATGCCTTTGTTGAG TTTGAAGAGGCTCGAGATGCTGAGGATGCAATTCGTGGTCGTGATGGCTATGATTTTGATGGGCATCGTTTAAGG GTGGAACTTGCACATGGTGGGCGTGGACATTCATCCTCAGATCGTCATAGTAGCTATAGTGGTAGTGGTGGTCGTGGGCGTGGGGGAGTATCCAGGCGCTCTGAATATCGTG TTGTAGTCACTGGGTTACCATCTTCTGCTTCATGGCAAGACCTTAAG GATCACATGCGCCGGGCAGGAGATGTCTGTTTCTCCCAAGTGTTCCGTGATGGTAGTG GCACTACAGGAATTGTAGATTACACGAACTATGAAGACATGAAATATGCA ATTAAGAAGCTTGATGACTCTGAGTTTCGAAATGCATTTTCTCGGGCATATGTTCGT GTGAGGGAATATGATTCCAAACGGGACTCATCTAGGAGCCCTAGTCGTGGTCGATCTCATTCTAGAGGCCGCAGTGATAGCCGCGGTCGAAGTTTAAGTCAGAGCAGGAGCCGAAG CAAGTCTCCTAAAAACAAATCTACACGTCGATCACCTGCAAGGTCTCGATCGAGGTCTGTTTCTCGCTCTGGGTCAAGGGCACGCTCTCCATCAAg ATCCCGTTCAAGATCAAGATCTCCACTTCCATCT AAACGCACTAGCAAAAGCCCTAAAAAGCGAAGTGTTAGCAGGAGCCCCAGGGatagcagaagcagaagcaagAGTTTATCACGGTCTCATTCTCGTCTGCTAATTTATTCTTAG
- the LOC133681992 gene encoding mitochondrial zinc maintenance protein 1, mitochondrial: MVRGGEALSAYRALLRATRKSFTGDSLMLKASASEVRKKFEENRDVSSETEIQKLLEEAREASHFIATMIVQAKLNDRGGYEVKPDKDHAGATLEIPSEEILRKSV; encoded by the exons ATGGTGAGAGGAGGAGAAGCATTGAGTGCATACAGAGCGTTGCTAAGAGCGACTCGAAAATCATTCACGGGCGACTCACTGATGCTGAAGGCATCAGCCTCCGAGGTTAGGAAGAAATTCGAGGAGAATCGTGATGTAAGCTCCGAGACTGAGATCCAGAAGCTCCTCGAAGAGGCCCGGGAAGCTTCCCATTTCATAGCTACCATGATCGTCCAAGCTAAACTCAACGACCGAGGCGGCTACG AAGTGAAGCCTGACAAAGACCATGCTGGAGCAACACTTGAGATTCCATCCGAAGAGATTCTTCGGAAATCTGTctga